A window of the Isosphaera pallida ATCC 43644 genome harbors these coding sequences:
- a CDS encoding sodium-translocating pyrophosphatase translates to MTALVIVAVLAGVAALVFAGFKTSWIVQQDPGEDHMKEIASWIQSGAMAFLKKEYSVLAVMLVIVAGLLVFQNLGGVSDRHPSIALAFVVGAVTSGLAGFIGMRVATQANVRTTAAAKHGLTQALDVAFAGGSVMGMCVVGLGLVGLSLVFLTASNLFELPTALGVVTGFSMGASLIALFARVGGGIYTKAADVGADLVGKVEQDLPEDSPRNPAVIADNVGDNVGDVAGMGADLFESYVGSIVGTMVLGLGFTAAAGSNSTTTSIQTAAVLTPILLAALGIVCSIGGTFLVRTKEGGNPQHALDSGSIGAAVAMAVVSAVILLIFWPAGAAYGVSGHVLEWWNLYLAMLIGLAVGVGVGLTTSYYCSIGKRPVRSIAENSKTGPATNIIAGLSVGMESTTLPLLMIAFGVVGAYEVGDLYGVALAALGMLSTTGIQLAVDAYGPIADNAGGIAEMSGQPPEVRAITDKLDAVGNTTAAIGKGFAIAAAAMTALALFAAFLQESGLATISLNNPRVMAGLFVGGMLPYLFSSLAMRAVGNAAMDMIEEVRRQFREVPGLREGTAAPDSARCVAISTGAALKQMIAPGILAVASPIVLGFLLGLEALGGFLAGVTVSGVLMAIFMSNAGGAWDNAKKSFEGEGYRDSQGQLYPKKSEAHKAAVVGDTVGDPFKDTAGPSLNILIKLISIIALITAPTLAARSGSPTETKPSDAPAAVAAHDQPVSAS, encoded by the coding sequence GTGACCGCGCTGGTGATCGTAGCGGTGTTGGCGGGGGTGGCGGCTTTAGTGTTCGCCGGGTTCAAGACAAGCTGGATCGTGCAGCAAGACCCGGGCGAAGACCATATGAAGGAGATCGCCAGCTGGATTCAGTCCGGGGCGATGGCATTTCTCAAAAAGGAATACTCCGTTTTGGCGGTGATGCTGGTGATCGTGGCCGGTTTGTTGGTGTTTCAAAACCTGGGAGGCGTAAGCGATCGCCACCCCTCGATCGCCCTGGCGTTCGTGGTCGGCGCAGTGACCTCGGGGTTGGCTGGCTTTATCGGGATGAGGGTGGCGACCCAAGCCAATGTTCGCACCACCGCCGCCGCCAAACACGGCTTGACTCAAGCCTTGGACGTTGCCTTTGCTGGCGGTTCGGTGATGGGAATGTGCGTGGTGGGCCTTGGCTTAGTCGGCCTGTCCCTGGTCTTCCTCACCGCCTCCAACCTCTTCGAGCTGCCCACCGCCCTCGGGGTGGTCACTGGCTTTTCGATGGGTGCCTCGCTGATCGCGTTGTTCGCACGGGTGGGGGGCGGCATTTACACCAAAGCGGCCGACGTGGGAGCCGACCTTGTGGGCAAGGTGGAGCAGGATTTGCCCGAGGACTCGCCCCGCAATCCCGCAGTGATCGCCGACAACGTGGGTGACAACGTGGGCGACGTGGCCGGCATGGGGGCCGACCTCTTCGAATCCTACGTGGGCTCAATCGTAGGAACGATGGTGCTGGGTTTGGGCTTCACCGCTGCCGCCGGTTCCAACAGCACCACCACATCAATTCAAACCGCCGCCGTGCTGACCCCGATCCTGCTGGCTGCGTTAGGCATCGTTTGCTCGATCGGCGGTACCTTCCTGGTTCGGACCAAAGAAGGGGGCAACCCCCAACACGCCCTCGACTCCGGCTCAATCGGCGCGGCTGTGGCAATGGCAGTGGTCTCGGCGGTGATCCTCTTGATCTTCTGGCCCGCCGGGGCCGCCTATGGCGTTTCAGGTCATGTGCTGGAATGGTGGAATCTTTACCTGGCGATGCTGATTGGTCTGGCGGTCGGTGTGGGGGTCGGTTTGACCACCTCCTACTACTGCTCAATCGGCAAACGCCCGGTGCGTTCGATCGCCGAAAACTCCAAGACCGGTCCGGCCACCAACATCATCGCCGGGCTGAGCGTGGGGATGGAATCGACCACCCTGCCACTGTTGATGATCGCCTTCGGCGTGGTGGGAGCCTACGAGGTCGGCGACCTCTACGGCGTCGCCCTGGCTGCGCTGGGAATGCTCTCAACCACTGGCATCCAACTGGCCGTGGACGCCTACGGACCGATCGCCGACAACGCCGGCGGCATCGCCGAGATGAGCGGTCAGCCTCCCGAGGTTCGCGCCATCACCGACAAACTCGACGCGGTGGGCAACACCACCGCCGCCATTGGCAAAGGCTTTGCGATCGCTGCGGCCGCTATGACCGCCCTAGCGCTGTTCGCCGCGTTCCTGCAGGAATCCGGTCTTGCCACCATCTCGCTCAATAATCCCCGCGTGATGGCCGGTCTGTTCGTGGGCGGCATGTTACCCTATCTGTTCAGTTCTTTGGCAATGCGGGCTGTCGGCAATGCGGCCATGGATATGATCGAGGAGGTCCGTCGCCAGTTCCGCGAGGTCCCGGGCCTACGCGAAGGAACCGCTGCGCCAGATTCGGCCCGCTGCGTGGCCATCTCCACTGGTGCTGCGCTCAAGCAGATGATCGCCCCGGGGATCCTCGCCGTCGCCTCGCCGATCGTGTTGGGCTTTTTGCTGGGCCTTGAGGCGTTGGGCGGCTTCCTCGCCGGCGTGACCGTCTCGGGCGTCCTCATGGCAATTTTCATGTCCAATGCCGGCGGCGCTTGGGACAACGCCAAGAAATCGTTCGAAGGCGAAGGCTACCGCGACTCGCAAGGTCAACTGTATCCCAAAAAGTCCGAAGCTCACAAAGCCGCCGTGGTGGGCGACACGGTGGGCGACCCGTTCAAGGACACCGCCGGTCCGAGTCTCAACATCCTGATCAAACTGATCAGCATTATTGCACTGATTACTGCTCCCACGCTCGCGGCGCGGAGCGGTTCGCCCACGGAAACCAAACCGTCTGACGCCCCGGCCGCGGTGGCCGCCCACGATCAACCGGTCTCCGCGTCGTGA
- a CDS encoding efflux RND transporter permease subunit, producing the protein MTTRANSGGETTHRHTHGREDILTGIVRIFLESNFSIILIIVAVLIGLGALLATAREEDPQIVVPLADIMVEMPGHTAEEVERLATIPLEKALYQIDGVEYVYSMSRENRAIITVRFFVGQDRERSLVKIHKKIDENLDLIPPGVTGWVVKPIEIDDVPIVSMALISDPDQAGPGTESAEDGYPIRRVAEELAQRLSALPNVSRVQVIGGMPRQVRIDLDPERMRAYSLSPLEIQRALIGSNLITPAGSFERNDAMVTVEAGLRLDRPEQLPNLVVGVFQDRPVFLKDVATIRDGPAEASSYVRHGFGPAREFAVEPGAPGYVLGAPVAHDQDGKAHQLVAQVEPPQTAVTIAVSKQKGTNAVSVAEAVLNRVEELRADLVPSDMKLVVTRNSGLVANEKVNELIEALWVAIVIVLALLTLSLGWRDALVVAVAVPVVFGLTLGVNYLAGYTINRVTLFALILSLGLLVDDPIVDVENIARHFSTRGRADREVVLEAVAEIRPPLISATLAVIVSFLPLFFITGMMGPYMAPMALNVPIAMLMSMVVAFTITPWLAYQALRGHVKPMNGESPPVGHDHDPDDPDTIRRTMLYRFARPLMSPLLGSKWRSVLFLLIMAGVTLAATALAAVRAVPLKMLPYDNKNEFLVLIDLDEGTTLERTDAVVRQFETLLAVEPEVVNLTSHVGVSGPIDFNGLVRHYGLRAMPHQAEIRVNLVGKRHRSQQSHAIGLRLHDRLTELADRFNARVKIVELPPGPPVLSSLVAEVYGRPDMTYDQLADAAEVVARRFRVEPGVVDVDDTIETPARKLIFVTDQEKAALNGVSVEEIARTLALVLHGGHAGTVREVGEVNPLRIELRLPRELRSTPEDLARVQVKGTNGRLVPLSELGVWEEGRVTQTIHRKNLERVVYVLAETLGRPPGDCVADIALDRVEPQPGDSQGFVAEGTGKPVALRTFGLEGGGVPWALPEGARVSFSGEGEWKITLDVFRDLGLAFAAAMVMIYVILTMQTNSFVVPLVVMLAIPLTISGVMPGFFMLNALTGTTVEGYADTVDFTATAMIGMIALSGIVTRNAIILVEFIHHAVKRGRSLFDAIIESWVVRMRPILLTAAAAMLSSIPITLDPIFSGLAWSLIFGLIASTVFTLFVIPAAYWLINATQVDIDGSYSDQSEE; encoded by the coding sequence ATGACCACGCGAGCCAACTCCGGCGGCGAGACAACCCATCGCCATACTCACGGTCGTGAAGATATTCTCACTGGGATCGTCCGCATCTTTCTGGAATCGAACTTTTCGATCATTCTCATCATTGTGGCGGTTCTGATTGGTCTCGGTGCGCTGTTGGCGACCGCCCGCGAGGAAGACCCGCAAATCGTGGTGCCGTTGGCCGACATCATGGTGGAAATGCCGGGCCATACCGCCGAGGAGGTCGAACGCCTTGCCACCATTCCCTTGGAAAAGGCCCTCTATCAGATCGACGGCGTCGAGTACGTTTACAGCATGTCGCGCGAGAACCGGGCGATTATCACCGTCCGCTTCTTCGTCGGCCAGGACCGGGAACGCAGCCTGGTCAAAATTCACAAAAAAATTGATGAGAATCTCGATCTCATCCCGCCGGGGGTGACCGGCTGGGTTGTCAAACCCATTGAGATCGACGACGTGCCAATTGTTTCGATGGCGTTGATCAGCGATCCCGACCAAGCGGGGCCGGGAACCGAATCCGCTGAAGATGGATATCCCATTCGGCGCGTGGCGGAGGAACTGGCGCAACGGCTTTCCGCCCTGCCGAACGTCTCGCGGGTTCAGGTCATCGGCGGAATGCCTCGACAGGTCCGGATCGACCTCGACCCGGAACGGATGCGGGCCTATTCGTTGAGTCCGTTGGAAATCCAGAGGGCACTCATTGGTTCCAATTTGATCACCCCGGCCGGCTCGTTTGAACGCAACGACGCGATGGTGACGGTGGAGGCCGGCCTGCGGCTCGATCGCCCTGAACAGCTGCCCAACTTGGTGGTCGGGGTGTTCCAGGATCGCCCCGTCTTCCTCAAGGATGTCGCGACGATTCGCGATGGGCCGGCTGAGGCGTCGTCTTACGTCCGTCACGGTTTCGGTCCGGCTCGGGAGTTCGCGGTCGAACCCGGCGCGCCGGGTTACGTGCTGGGCGCGCCCGTCGCCCACGACCAAGACGGGAAGGCCCACCAACTCGTTGCCCAGGTTGAACCGCCTCAAACCGCGGTGACGATCGCTGTCTCCAAGCAAAAGGGAACCAACGCCGTTTCGGTGGCCGAGGCGGTCCTCAACCGCGTCGAGGAACTCCGGGCCGACTTGGTTCCCTCCGATATGAAACTGGTCGTGACCCGCAATTCGGGTCTGGTCGCCAATGAAAAAGTCAACGAATTGATTGAAGCGCTTTGGGTTGCCATCGTGATCGTCCTGGCGCTTCTGACGCTGAGCCTCGGCTGGCGCGACGCCTTGGTGGTCGCCGTGGCGGTTCCCGTGGTGTTTGGTCTGACCCTCGGCGTCAACTATCTCGCCGGTTATACCATCAACCGCGTGACCCTGTTTGCCTTGATCCTCTCGCTGGGTCTGCTGGTGGACGACCCGATTGTGGACGTTGAAAACATCGCTCGCCACTTCTCCACCCGCGGCCGCGCTGACAGGGAGGTGGTGCTGGAGGCAGTCGCCGAAATTCGTCCTCCGCTCATTAGTGCGACGCTTGCCGTGATCGTGAGCTTTTTACCGCTGTTTTTCATCACCGGCATGATGGGACCCTACATGGCCCCCATGGCGCTGAATGTTCCCATCGCCATGTTGATGTCGATGGTTGTCGCTTTCACGATCACGCCGTGGCTGGCCTATCAAGCGTTGCGTGGGCATGTCAAGCCGATGAACGGGGAATCCCCTCCCGTCGGTCACGATCACGACCCCGACGACCCGGACACGATTCGACGAACGATGCTCTATCGGTTCGCCCGTCCCCTAATGAGTCCACTGTTGGGTTCGAAGTGGCGGTCGGTGCTGTTTTTGTTGATTATGGCGGGTGTGACCCTGGCAGCGACCGCTTTGGCGGCGGTCCGGGCGGTCCCGCTCAAAATGCTGCCTTATGATAACAAAAATGAATTCCTTGTTCTGATTGACCTCGATGAGGGAACGACCCTGGAACGAACCGACGCGGTCGTGCGCCAGTTTGAGACGCTGTTGGCAGTCGAACCGGAAGTCGTCAACCTGACGAGCCATGTCGGCGTGTCGGGCCCGATCGACTTCAATGGCCTAGTGCGTCACTACGGCCTGCGGGCCATGCCCCATCAGGCTGAAATCCGAGTCAACCTGGTTGGTAAACGTCACCGAAGTCAGCAAAGCCACGCCATCGGCCTGCGGCTGCACGACCGTTTGACCGAACTGGCCGACCGCTTCAACGCGCGGGTCAAAATCGTCGAACTGCCGCCGGGCCCGCCAGTCCTTTCCTCGTTGGTCGCGGAGGTGTACGGGCGCCCCGATATGACATATGACCAACTCGCCGACGCCGCTGAGGTGGTCGCGCGGCGGTTTCGGGTCGAGCCGGGTGTGGTAGACGTGGACGACACCATCGAAACGCCCGCCCGCAAATTGATCTTTGTGACCGATCAGGAGAAAGCCGCTCTCAATGGTGTCTCGGTTGAGGAGATCGCGCGAACGTTAGCCCTGGTCCTTCATGGCGGTCATGCGGGGACCGTGCGCGAAGTCGGCGAGGTCAACCCGCTCCGCATCGAGTTGCGGTTGCCCCGCGAACTGCGCTCCACTCCGGAAGATTTAGCGCGGGTGCAGGTCAAGGGAACCAACGGCCGGTTGGTGCCGCTTTCCGAGTTGGGCGTCTGGGAGGAAGGTCGGGTCACCCAAACGATTCATCGCAAGAACCTGGAGCGTGTTGTTTACGTCTTGGCCGAAACCCTCGGCAGGCCGCCGGGCGATTGCGTGGCTGACATCGCGTTGGATCGGGTCGAACCCCAACCCGGCGACTCCCAAGGGTTTGTGGCCGAGGGAACCGGCAAGCCGGTGGCACTCCGCACCTTTGGATTGGAGGGCGGCGGTGTTCCTTGGGCCTTGCCCGAGGGGGCGCGGGTCTCGTTCTCTGGCGAGGGCGAGTGGAAAATCACTCTCGATGTCTTCCGCGATCTCGGGTTGGCGTTCGCCGCAGCGATGGTCATGATTTATGTCATCTTGACCATGCAAACCAACTCGTTCGTGGTTCCCTTGGTGGTGATGCTGGCGATCCCGTTGACAATCTCCGGGGTCATGCCCGGCTTCTTTATGCTCAACGCCTTGACGGGAACCACTGTCGAGGGTTACGCCGACACCGTCGATTTCACCGCCACCGCGATGATTGGCATGATCGCTCTGTCCGGGATTGTCACCCGCAACGCGATTATCCTGGTGGAGTTTATCCATCACGCGGTCAAACGCGGCCGGTCACTATTCGACGCGATCATTGAAAGCTGGGTGGTCCGAATGCGGCCAATCCTGTTGACCGCCGCCGCGGCCATGCTCTCCTCGATTCCAATCACGCTCGACCCGATCTTCTCGGGACTTGCTTGGTCACTGATCTTTGGACTGATCGCCTCGACGGTGTTTACCCTCTTTGTGATCCCGGCCGCCTATTGGCTCATCAACGCGACACAGGTGGACATTGATGGTTCTTATTCCGACCAGTCGGAAGAATGA
- a CDS encoding efflux RND transporter periplasmic adaptor subunit, producing MSVTTRDVEATAIDATSSALHSSAAAKKTRRSGPGFFTWLFRVLGQLLLAVLFAAGILGLMIWLSGAFEAKVPTDRTMAMAVPPQIEEGEFDIVEVRRIERPQVETAVGTVRAAHEVSVASKILARVEEVNILAGQAVRKGDVLMRLDKADLEARLEQAKAGEAAAEARAAQARADFARAERLRANQAIPRDQYEAAATALKAAEADLERMRRTVKEASIIEDYALIRAPISGVIVDKLVNVGDTVTPGQPIATLYDPTRMQMVATVRESLAQRLKVGQTIPARLDALGYECQAVISEIVPEAQAESRSFQVKVTGDCPPNVYSGMFGRILIPLDHESVTVVPESAVRRVGQLDQVDVVEEDGAIRRRIVRLGRSFSEDREVLSGLVPGERVRARKTTPIAPPDRIQKIQAIAEPMPNQNQNGNPSNSAASADSVASTPESEVAP from the coding sequence ATGTCCGTAACGACTCGGGATGTTGAGGCAACCGCCATTGACGCGACGTCGTCCGCGTTACACTCATCCGCTGCTGCCAAGAAGACGCGGCGTTCGGGTCCGGGATTCTTCACCTGGTTGTTCCGCGTCCTGGGCCAACTTTTGCTTGCAGTGTTGTTCGCCGCGGGGATCCTCGGCCTCATGATTTGGCTTTCAGGTGCCTTTGAGGCCAAGGTGCCCACCGATCGGACGATGGCGATGGCGGTCCCGCCCCAGATCGAGGAAGGCGAGTTCGACATCGTTGAGGTCCGTCGCATCGAACGTCCCCAAGTCGAGACCGCCGTGGGAACGGTTCGCGCTGCTCACGAAGTGTCGGTCGCCTCCAAAATCCTGGCAAGGGTGGAAGAGGTGAACATCCTGGCGGGTCAAGCGGTTCGCAAGGGTGATGTCTTGATGCGTCTGGACAAGGCCGATCTCGAAGCGCGTCTTGAACAGGCCAAGGCCGGCGAAGCGGCGGCCGAAGCCCGCGCGGCCCAGGCGCGAGCCGATTTCGCCCGCGCTGAGCGATTGCGTGCCAATCAAGCGATCCCCCGCGATCAATATGAAGCGGCCGCCACCGCGCTCAAGGCGGCTGAGGCCGATTTGGAACGAATGCGGCGGACCGTCAAGGAAGCCTCGATCATCGAGGATTACGCCTTGATCCGCGCTCCGATCTCGGGGGTGATTGTGGATAAGCTGGTGAATGTGGGCGACACGGTCACGCCAGGCCAACCAATTGCCACCCTTTACGACCCCACCCGGATGCAAATGGTCGCCACCGTGCGCGAGAGTTTGGCCCAGCGCCTCAAGGTGGGGCAGACCATCCCGGCCCGCCTCGACGCGCTGGGTTATGAATGTCAGGCGGTCATCAGCGAAATCGTGCCCGAAGCTCAGGCCGAAAGCCGCTCGTTCCAGGTCAAGGTGACCGGTGACTGTCCTCCTAACGTCTACAGCGGGATGTTCGGACGGATTCTCATTCCACTTGACCATGAATCCGTGACCGTGGTGCCTGAATCGGCCGTGAGGCGGGTTGGTCAACTCGACCAGGTGGACGTGGTCGAGGAGGACGGCGCGATTCGCCGCCGCATTGTCCGTTTGGGTCGAAGCTTCAGCGAGGATCGTGAAGTTCTCTCCGGCCTGGTCCCCGGTGAACGGGTCAGAGCGCGGAAGACCACCCCGATCGCTCCGCCCGACCGTATCCAAAAGATCCAAGCAATCGCCGAACCAATGCCTAACCAAAACCAAAACGGGAATCCTTCCAATTCCGCCGCCTCTGCCGATTCGGTTGCCTCCACGCCGGAAAGCGAGGTCGCGCCATGA